The nucleotide window CTGTTCATTGTTTTAAGAATAACCAGAAGAAACTGAATGTTCCAAATATACAATAATGATAAAGAAATGGGAATGCTAgcatgaggtacaaccttggcctcCTCTGGAacacagtttctgtgtgctgattctcaggaaacacttcccagaaatTTCACCTCAAACAATCTGGTTTCTTCTTCATCACAGATAATTCTTCAGTCCAAGATGATCATTATCAGTTGTCCCAGGAAAACAAACGtttcactttagtggttctgTCTCTTGCTATTCATAGTCGACTCCTCAGCTCCAGCCgaccagacaccacagattcttcacacaaaGGGTCCAGTAGAGTCTTTACTTCCCTCCGAAACTTCACAAGCCTGGCCTCCATTGTCTGCTCTGAACACGTATCCTCTAAGCCCCTACAGAACAGCCCTCAGCCAGTGAGCTTGCGACACTCAATGACTTTTCTGGACCAacgttccaaagtccttccacaaccCCCCTAAAACAACATGATTAGGTCTGTCATAGCAATACCCCAttatcctggtaccaatttctgtcttagttagggtttctattgctataaaacatcatgaccaaaaacaagttggagaagaaagggtttatttggtttacacttccatattactgttcatccctgaaggaagtcaagataggaactcaaacagggcaggaacctggaggctgatgcagaggttgtgtgtatgtgtatggtgtgtgtgtgtgtgtgtgtgtgtgtgtgtgtgtgtgtgtgtgtatggtgtgtgtgtgtgcccgcttACTGCTTACTCTCCATGGCGTGTTtagccattttttgtttgttcgtttgttttggtttttgaagacaaggtttttctgtgtaacagccctggctgtcctggaactcactctgtagcctaggctggcctcaaagtcacagatctcgacctgcctctgtcttcctagtgcaggggattaaaggcacatgccaccactgcccagctagtctgtctttttttttttttatagactcCAGAACCACTAGCCCAGGGGCAGCACCAACCCCATAGGCTACCCCCTCTTCACCAATCCCTAAGTCAGAAAATGGTCTACAAGTCTGCTTACAGACCAATCTTACAGaaacattttctcacttgagggtTCCTCCTCTTAGATGGCTAGAGCTTGTATCAAGTAAACTAGCTAGCACagttcatattttaatttaaaatttattgatCTTAGAGCACAGTATTTTATTCTGTAAACGTCATTTGgtttttatataaacataactgaggccaggcatggtgccgCACAGCTATCATttcatcacttgggaggctgaggcaagtagactgctgtcttggttagggtttctattgctttgacaGGACACCAtcgactacagcaactcttataaaggagaaacatttaatagggtggcttgtttacagttcagaggtttagtccattatcatcatggtgggaagtaaggcagcatgcaggcagacctggtgctagaactgagagtccttacatcttgatccaaaggcaacaggaagtggtctgagacactgggcatggcttgagcatatatgagacctcaaagtctgcctccacagtgacacacttcctccaacaaggctacagtTACTCCAAccaagccatacctcctaataatgccacccCCTTTGGGGGCCAactctttcaaaccatcacaatgcTCTAAGTTTAAGTCTAGTATAgtctacaaaatgaattcaaggGTAGTCTAGGCTACATGAGGCACTATCTAGAAAAAATAAGTCCATACTTCATTGTTTGGATGCATTTTAATAAGAGTAAAAATTTATGCTGAGATATTTATCAAATGTTCTCATTAAAAGTGGAAATATAATCTATTCAATTTCAAGAACTCTGATCTAGGCTTTAGAGAGGGAAAATCACCCTCTTACCCACCGTATTTAGCCTTCTTTGCTTGGAATGTTCATTGATAAAATTACCATAGGTAAAGGGGGAATGTACCAAGGAGGATCTGGGAGCATCCAGCCATTTGGCTTACACAGAAAGGGACATTAGCAGTTACAAAGCTACCATATTTAGTTCACTCCACAAGCAACAGGGCTTCCATCCAGGGATTCagaggcaaattaaaaaaaaaaaaaaaaaaaaaaaggccttggCTGTGAGGCTGAGCAATTATGCCCTCACAGGGCCCCTCTGTACATAAATCTTGAAAACCTATGGAGCAAGAAGCAGCTGTGCAAGGACTCGGGATCTTGGTCTAAGTCACCTGTCCTTTTATAGTCAGATCTACATTCTTACTTTCTTGACCACTGTTGAGAATTACCATTTGTTGGGAGGTTTACCCTACATTCATGAATAAGGGTCTTCCTACAGTCTCACTGCTATTTAGTTCCTGgagtctattttcttttctgtgtgccaattgttctttccaggtcctACACTCTCCTGACTCCAACAGTACCTGGGAAATGGTTTCTGGACCTCTCTCTCACCTTTGCAATGTCCTTCTTAAACCAGCGATGTCCCTCAAGTGCTGCAGTGCATCTACCTGACATTTTAGTTCCCCGCAGGAAGTGCTAAGTTAACACAAGTAAGCCCGATGGTGAGCAATGACTATTTCCCAAAAAGTAAGAGTGTAGTCAAGTAACTGTAACTATGAAAAATCAAACTACCACACACCACTGATACTGATGCCTGCTATTACTATGTCCTGTAGGTGACACCTCCAGTGTCACTTGCTCATGAAGATGATTTGTATACTTTTGCTCCTAAAAGTGAGGTCCTGCTCTATCTTACTTTCCTTACCTTTAAAATCAGTCACCTTGGATATCATCTTCTCATTTCATGTAACTGGTGAGAAGGCCTATGATGACCATTCTTTAGACACCAAGGTCTAGTGAAAGACAGTGTTTTAAGTTACTTGAGTTTTTGCTTtactcccccttttttttttaaatttaaaatcactTCACATCTCACCTCACATGACAGATGACAGACACAAGATATATGtttagtaattattttaattaaaaagtttctaGCAAGTATTGCCAATTATATTATTCTGGGTAGACAGGTGGATTTGAATAATAGTAACTtcttatatgtataaatacatgggAGTTTGAAGGAATGTGCAAACTGCATGGTAGCTTACCATTCACATTTACAGTGTAGGGCTGTGTAAACATATAGGCTTGAAACTCGTTTCCATCAGCATCTAGCTGTAAGGCCTGGGACAAATCACtctgttttcttactttttaattacCTGGCTGCATGCAAACATATCTTGAGACATACCATGCACTTTTAAGTATGAACTACTGTTAGGAGGTGACTTACTGACTACTAGCCCTCCATTACAGTAACACTCCTCTGTTTCATTAAGAGTCATTATTGTTTTTACAAAAGGATTCTTATAAAGGATTCCTAAAGCCAGGGACTTGACTTTTAGGATAGGATATTATACAAAGATAGCTAACAGTTACAAGGTTTAATCAATAACTCAAAAGTAAAACAACTTAATTCTCAACAGAGTAATTCAACTACTCTGAATCAATTACTAGACAGTAATGATGCCAAGATTTTGTAAATATACAGACTGAGGAAGATGgggtaagaaaaacaaaaacaaattcacaaTGGCTTAGGTGATTTAAAATGCAAGTGGTAACTATGGTAACTTGGCAGTCAACGTTCACataaataaagctaaaaaaatTACTAAGAATAAAATTTCCCACAagttcaaaaaaaatcaaaatttgatattttatttcagaaGAATAGCTTGAAAAACATCACAAAGGATGTTATCCAAATTCTATGGCACAGCCCGATACTTAGGTTTTTCAGCCCAAACTTTAAGTCTTATTGctttaataaaagcaaaatgacTATTGCTAAGGCATCAAAATCTGAGGGACAACCGAGACAATATTTATAACAACAAGATGGGGGAGGGAGtgtgggagagggagacagagagagacatgagAGGAGACCGCAGCGCACAGTAAGATACAATGACTGGTATCCTAGTCTCGGGCACACTGTCTCCGTTAGTGTATCTGCAGGGTCTAGTTAACATGATTGCTGGAAGCTGGAGGATGAGGAAAACAATCTGAAAATGTGACCTGCTGACTCATCAAATAACCGGTTATTCACAGCCCTATGTTCATGTCTCAGAAATCTGCCACCCTGTGGCTGCTCTAAGTCTTGGATGGTTTATGCAGTGGTTAGATACATGTAAAGAGCATTATGCTTTCAGACATTATCAGTTTATCAGAAAAGACAATTGCCACAAATGCTGAAGGGGTTCAAACATTGTTTGTGGGAGCTGTCAACCAACAGGTCTGATTAGAAAGTGTCGTCATCTGAGTCATCACTCTTCGGTTTGGTaagtctctccagctcctctccatCCTAAAAGGAAACGTAGGAAATGAATAACTAGTTGAATtagaaatgtttcattttcaaTAATTACTAAAGGAACATCTTACTAAATATAGAAATCAAAGGTAACTGTGAATATCATCTGGTCAAATTAAAGAGTTGGAATGCTACAGTTAGAAGCACATGAGATAATCAAAAAGTAAGGGGGGGGTgcaggagagacagctcagtgcttaagagcacttattgctcttgcagaggacctgggtttggttcccagcacccacacaatagGCCACAACTATCTGTGGCTAAcaatcatctgcaactccagctcctgagggatctgacatcctcttcttaACTCTGAGAGCAAAaggcacacaaaacacacatgcaacCAAAGCactcataacacacacaaaaataaaatctaagtaAAGCTTTAAAGTGAAGTGCATTCAACTCAGGCCAAGTGCACCACCTGCTGGCCGTGCAGGGAAGTGATTAAAGGACGGTGAATGACACAAAGAATTCTTAGTACCtaataagattttattttccttaaaattagGGCAAACGTCATTATCAGCCCTCCAGAAAGAATAGCAAACTTCCCTAAGTATACACTCTTACTAACTCAGGGGTTTGGGACACttggtctattttttttaaatataaaatctatTGCATCAAACCCCAGAGATATAACACCTGGAGGTTTTCTATCAACCTACTAAACGACAGATTTTTCTAAGAGTAAAATGCGCTCATGATGTGAAATAGTTCATCTTTgtgttaataaaaattataaattcagaATAACTACATGATTTACTTGAATATATTCTTGTATGACAAAGTTCTTGCTGAGAACCATTTCTTGGTGACATAAACAGATAACTACAGGGAGGATTAAGGTACTGGCTTTCCCAGTTCACACGGCTGATCAATGGGAAAGATTACTTTCTTTTCCCCAGCCACTGTGCAGTGGGAAAAGCAAGGAACCAGGAGTCAGACCACGCAGCTCCATTATCATTCTTTTACCTACTGTCTATAAACCGTTTAGCTCACTCTAACCATACATCTAGGGGAGACGAGACAAGGAACAAGTACCTCTGCAGTCTGTGGTTCTGTGTGATACAATTAGACAGTTAACACACGAAGGCCTTGAGGCACCATGGTTTACACACCCTTGCCAGTTCCAGAAGTTCAGTGCATATGTATTAAGTCATACAGAGCTAACACATTTTTCTGATAAACTGATGCTGATTCTTTCTTGAATACGTTTCAAATTTTAAGAATAGGAAGAAAGTGTATTTATACCAACTTACCCCACTGGAACGTTCCCAAAGACTGCCACTTAGATCTCGGATCCTTTCTTGCCTAGGTGCACATTCTAGATTTTGAGGCTTGCtagcattataaataaatatggagagaagaaCTGTTGGGGCTTCTAGGAAAAAATCCAGGGAGGGCCTGAAATCAAACACCAGGACGGACACTGTTGTGATGATGACAGTTGTCACCTGGGCCATCAAGACATGGAACATGTTATCTAAGAATTTCAAGATAAAAGCCACTGAAAGGCCCTGGAAGGCAGTTACGAAAATAAGAGCTACTGAAAATGTATTGTGGCCATAAAAAAACCCACAGTTCTGAATCTGATCACGGTTACTGCTCTGAAGGACCAGGGTCATCCCATTAAAAACAATGCCAAAGAAGTAAAGCTTGCTGTTCTGTATGAAGATGCTCTCGGTGTGCTGTGCCCCCTCCTTCAGGATCTTCTCATTATAGATATTGGccattgaagaaataaaacactgaactATAATCAGAACGTGGCCCAAGCCCAAACGGATGTGACTAAAAACTCTGGCTGTGGTGTTCCAGTTGACTTCAGTGAAAGTCCACTCCTTGGCTGTACAATTGTCTCTCTGGGAGCATTCTCTTCTAAAATGAAGGCAGGAATTGGACGGGGTGAAGAAGGCATCGTGATGAAATCCATGTCCTGCCAAGTCATGCTGTGACGTTTTGGTACTGGCAGTCAGGGCGACGATAGACAAGAACAGAATCAGGAGGGAAGCCCACTGTATCCAGTTCAGATGCCGCCTATCCAAAGAGGGAGGAAACACAGTTTTACCACATCCTTTTTTCCCTCCCACCCTGTCTGTCCCCCCCTGTTAACTGTTCTACTGAAAATTCAGAAACTTGAATACTTGGTTTGGTAAACTATACCCAGTTGCTAGTATTCCCTACAATTCAAGTGTAAACCTGACCTCTCTATTCACTTTCCAAATGCCATAGGGACATGCTTAACTTTTCTtcctacagatcagctttggatgTGCAGGTGTAGCCCAGCCTCCTGTCTTCCATGGCTATCTTGGACCTATGgcacagtgatttttttattgtgataaaCTGTAAATTCTGACAGAGGATCTTAGTTCTGTTTCCAAGAATCAGAAAAAGCAGTATGGATGAGCTTTAGTAATAAAGATAAATTACCCCAAGGGATACTAGACTTTTCTCAAAGGACTTCATAACACAtgaaattttttacttttttttttttttttttctaagacaaggtttctctgagtagcttttgcgcctttcctggatctcgctctgtagaccaggctggcctcaaactcacagagatccccttggctctgcctcccgagtgctgggattaaaggcgtgcaccaccaccgcctggcaacactTGAAATTTTTGAGGACATTAGCTCCTTTTGAGGACATTAGCTCCTGAGTCAAAGGCCTAATAATAAGCCACCACACAGCAAAGTACTGGataataaggaaaagaaattatACTTGGGTAGTATTTTGCTTATAAAAGCCCAACCAAGCTTTCCTTACTTGCTTTATCTGAGAGTAAAGTTGTAAAGCTATGTGCTGTTAATCTACTTGTCAATTTACTCAGTTCAAAGACATGTAATGAGCAGGCAACCTGGGCTGATAAAGATTTGATGCCCCTCCTGAGGGAGCTTACTTCACAATCAGGAGAGGGCCATGGTGCTAAGTGATTGCAGAATGTGAGACACATGACCAGGCGGGTATACTGAAGAAGGGCACTTgcagaggctaaggcagagaaGCATCTATGCACAGACAACCAAGAAGAAGCTGTAACTCTCTGGGGCTGGGGCAGTCTGCAGGGCCCCTGAAGAGAAATCCAAAACACTGAAGTCTAGAGATCAGGTGGTCAGGAGAAGACGGGAAAAACCAAGCAAAAGCAGAAGTGTAAACGTGAGAACCGAAAGTGGTAAGATTGTTATCACTAAAGCATACAGAGCACCTAGGACAGAGCAGGCAATGCCTGCTCTTATGGAAAGAGTTAAGTGAGAGGTAAATGATTTCCCTCCTCATATGtttatgaaaaaataagaaagaaatttgtCTTACAGCTTTGTGTACCTTCCTCCTCCTAGACAGCTACAACTTTTAAGACCTATTCTAAATTCTCAGGACATACGTGGAAAATGAGTCTGCCTGCAATTCTACTTCACTTTCTCACACTGCTAAATGCCCACACTAGCTCAGGAAGCAGCATGTCTGTATATCATGCCTTCTCATGTATAATCTTCACATAACTAGATTTAGATCTCAGTGACGGGAGTTAGCAATAGCCCTATGACATGAGCAGCAAGAAAACTGCTGAAGGTGCAGGTATATACATTAAGCAGTAGAAATTAatggctgaaagaaaaaaaatataaacagagaatatctaatttataaaaataattttgtaatgaATTACTGtacatgataaatgaagaaattttacAGCTTTCAGAAGTTTTCAATACTAACAGCTACAGATTTTCTGCTAATATAGTGAAGAAAAGAATCTaaaggaaaagaatttaaataaagaCAAAGTAGCCACTGCAAGTAATTATTGATTCAAAGCGAATGttgtaaggaaaataaaaatgactaagaaTTTGGCTAATTATGGGATATTTCCAGAAAAAGAATATGATGTTTCCTGAACTACTCAGCTGAGTATCTGTGCATAGATGACTTGACTCCACGTGGCTAGTTCAATGCTCAGTTGGTGCAATAGCAGCAGCTCACTGACCAGGCCTTGCAGGACAGAGTACAACTGGATGGTTCAGAGCT belongs to Peromyscus maniculatus bairdii isolate BWxNUB_F1_BW_parent chromosome 12, HU_Pman_BW_mat_3.1, whole genome shotgun sequence and includes:
- the Slc35a5 gene encoding UDP-sugar transporter protein SLC35A5 isoform X2, with the protein product MKVFFLRKLKTSGMERKCFRRPGLGPPVLYTFLLGVIFIALSSSRILLVKYSANEENKYDYLPTTVNVCSELMKLILCILVSLCVIKKDDHQSRHLRCTSWKEFSSFMKWSIPAFLYFLDNLIVFYVLSYLQPAMAVIFSNFSIITTALLFRIVLKRHLNWIQWASLLILFLSIVALTASTKTSQHDLAGHGFHHDAFFTPSNSCLHFRRECSQRDNCTAKEWTFTEVNWNTTARVFSHIRLGLGHVLIIVQCFISSMANIYNEKILKEGAQHTESIFIQNSKLYFFGIVFNGMTLVLQSSNRDQIQNCGFFYGHNTFSVALIFVTAFQGLSVAFILKFLDNMFHVLMAQVTTVIITTVSVLVFDFRPSLDFFLEAPTVLLSIFIYNASKPQNLECAPRQERIRDLSGSLWERSSGDGEELERLTKPKSDDSDDDTF
- the Slc35a5 gene encoding UDP-sugar transporter protein SLC35A5 isoform X3; protein product: MKLILCILVSLCVIKKDDHQSRHLRCTSWKEFSSFMKWSIPAFLYFLDNLIVFYVLSYLQPAMAVIFSNFSIITTALLFRIVLKRHLNWIQWASLLILFLSIVALTASTKTSQHDLAGHGFHHDAFFTPSNSCLHFRRECSQRDNCTAKEWTFTEVNWNTTARVFSHIRLGLGHVLIIVQCFISSMANIYNEKILKEGAQHTESIFIQNSKLYFFGIVFNGMTLVLQSSNRDQIQNCGFFYGHNTFSVALIFVTAFQGLSVAFILKFLDNMFHVLMAQVTTVIITTVSVLVFDFRPSLDFFLEAPTVLLSIFIYNASKPQNLECAPRQERIRDLSGSLWERSSGDGEELERLTKPKSDDSDDDTF
- the Slc35a5 gene encoding UDP-sugar transporter protein SLC35A5 isoform X4; translated protein: MAVIFSNFSIITTALLFRIVLKRHLNWIQWASLLILFLSIVALTASTKTSQHDLAGHGFHHDAFFTPSNSCLHFRRECSQRDNCTAKEWTFTEVNWNTTARVFSHIRLGLGHVLIIVQCFISSMANIYNEKILKEGAQHTESIFIQNSKLYFFGIVFNGMTLVLQSSNRDQIQNCGFFYGHNTFSVALIFVTAFQGLSVAFILKFLDNMFHVLMAQVTTVIITTVSVLVFDFRPSLDFFLEAPTVLLSIFIYNASKPQNLECAPRQERIRDLSGSLWERSSGDGEELERLTKPKSDDSDDDTF
- the Slc35a5 gene encoding UDP-sugar transporter protein SLC35A5 isoform X1 — its product is MAPMCPSYWCPSGLPTGLLMKVFFLRKLKTSGMERKCFRRPGLGPPVLYTFLLGVIFIALSSSRILLVKYSANEENKYDYLPTTVNVCSELMKLILCILVSLCVIKKDDHQSRHLRCTSWKEFSSFMKWSIPAFLYFLDNLIVFYVLSYLQPAMAVIFSNFSIITTALLFRIVLKRHLNWIQWASLLILFLSIVALTASTKTSQHDLAGHGFHHDAFFTPSNSCLHFRRECSQRDNCTAKEWTFTEVNWNTTARVFSHIRLGLGHVLIIVQCFISSMANIYNEKILKEGAQHTESIFIQNSKLYFFGIVFNGMTLVLQSSNRDQIQNCGFFYGHNTFSVALIFVTAFQGLSVAFILKFLDNMFHVLMAQVTTVIITTVSVLVFDFRPSLDFFLEAPTVLLSIFIYNASKPQNLECAPRQERIRDLSGSLWERSSGDGEELERLTKPKSDDSDDDTF